TCATCGGGTTATTGAGGAAATACGCTCTCAGAAGGGGCTGGTAATACTGCCCCATCCATATCATAAGCATGAATTAAAAAATGATTTATTCGACTTGATTGATTTAATTGAAATCAATAATGCCCGATTATCTAAACAAAAGAACCAGCTGGCGAAAGAACTGGCTGGAAAACATGGTCTCCCTGTGGTTTCCGGCAGTGATGCTCATTTCCCATGGGAAATCGGCAAGTGTGCAGCCATATTCGATAACACGCCCTCATCCAAAGAGGAATTTATTGAAACAATACTAAAAGGCGAGAGAACTCACAAGGTTGAGTTATCCGGCAAAATAAACATAATAGCCAGCCAGGTAATTAAATACTTAAGGCGGCCGGAGAGCTTATTGGAGCGTTTAAGCAAATGATTGTATTAACGGTTTTCCGATTCATTCCGATAGGGCGAAAAATAATTATATGAAAATATTTCTCACAGATGGCGATGCCCTTCACTGTCTGGCAATTGCCCGCCTTTTAAGCAAGAAAGGGTTCGAGCTGACAATAGGTTCTCAACGTCGGTTTGGGTCGGTCGCTTTCGCCTCGAAATATTGTCATCATAAGGTAATATATCCCGACCCCGGCAA
The window above is part of the Candidatus Zixiibacteriota bacterium genome. Proteins encoded here:
- a CDS encoding PHP domain-containing protein — its product is MSFTVDFHVHTINSYDSLNRPESIIKKAKREKLDAVVVLDHDTTKGGMQTAAINSADIIIIPAVEVKTDIGDIIGLYVRQEIESREYHRVIEEIRSQKGLVILPHPYHKHELKNDLFDLIDLIEINNARLSKQKNQLAKELAGKHGLPVVSGSDAHFPWEIGKCAAIFDNTPSSKEEFIETILKGERTHKVELSGKINIIASQVIKYLRRPESLLERLSK